The DNA segment GCTAAATTTGTTGCGACTCTTTAAATAGCTGTGCAATACACAGCTTGTCTTCTTTACATATAGATTCTTATTGCCTTCTTTACTAGTTGTAAATTAAATTGTTGGCATAGTTACTTAGTGTAGTTACTTGATGCAGTGATGACTGAAAAGCAAATATGGCAAATTTTCGTTGGCACAAACGAAAGACTTAAAAAACATAAACTTAGCGTCGCGTAGGTTAACAGGAATCTAGGTGTCCATGTCGGGGATTGCCCCTCTAAAGCTTGTGCCACAGAATTCAGACTctgtgaagtgctgaagaaacacaatggccagctggttcgggagataattgaggcagccgagattgtCAGACATAGTGACCAGTGCATTTGCACGCCGTCCgtgttactaaaaaaaaaagaacttgagcttttgcacgtacaaccactatcttgagtgcaaaaagtgtgtgtttcacatgatgtgcaatcACGTGATTGTGACACGTGCGGGCAATGGTATAAGAAGcagtgtttctttcaaataaacgttgaaAGTCGGCGCTTGTGGTGTCATCTTCtagtctcgtgtcccgtctacattttgcgctgttaacaccaggatggaaaaccaacaagcccaagctgctattctagtggaATAAATTTGGTGAAGCACTGGCAATGGATACGATAGTCGGGACGCTTTATTTATCGTATATAACTCCTGCTATATAAAAGGATATTACTCTTAACAAGTTGTGTTCTTTTCTGTTTATATTGGATACAAGTTACTGTTACACTAGTCAATATATGTATGCTGTAACTGTTCTTCATCCTGTGCTTGTGTCGAGTGTGTGTTAAACATGCTGGCACTGAGCTTCTTTGAAACGTCTTCTGCATTGAGTTTATTTCTTTCTGCCTACTATGGCTAATGCAATTTCCTGCTTGCAGGTATAGAAAATTGGCCTTGAAGTGGCATCCTGACAAAAATCCTGAAAAGAAGGAAGAAGCTGAGCGGCGATTCAAGGAAATCTCGGAAGCTTATGAAGTTCTTTCAGATGGTCAGTGTTCCATTGATCAAGCACTATTACAGTTTCACATGACATGTTGCTCACTATCTGCTGTATTTATATTAGATTTGGCTTGTTAGAAAGACAGGAGGCTGATGTGCTTTCTCCATTTCATTGTGTGCACTATTTCATGTGCAATAGCCTGTTTTGCTACAGTTTTTTTGGCTTTCACAATATGTCAGTTGTCGTAAGAATGTTACTTCTTTCTCATGCTGTCAGAgtaagttaaagggacactaaagaggggAGTAATTTGAGCTTTATCAGTAAATCACCCTTCTACAATGCCAGTAAAGAACAGGCCACATTTACTGTTAAAAGTGGGCTTGAAAAGGCAGAAAATGCACTGACCAAACGATGGGTGCTGCTGCCTTGGAGTTCCTGCGTCAGCTCGCTGTGGCATCGTGAATTTTGACGGCGTCTACTTGCGCCTAAATAATTTTATCTGTACAGATGGACTAGTCAAAGAAGCGCCTCTTCTAAGGCGTAATGGGATGACTTGCGCATTTGATCTGCTTGCTCCGATTGGCACTTCTTTTAACAGCTTCTCTAGTTGGGTCTGAATCCCCCTGATCGTCTTTCTATACAACCCAAATTTCCTGGCGGCATCTGCTTGCTTCATTTTGCACTGTATATCTGCAATGATGTCCAAATTTTTTGCAACAATCGGGAAAGTAGGGTGCTTGACGGAGCTTGTTGCTGCTGGTGCATGAACTAGGCACACATCCTATTGAACTTAGGTTATGTGCGCAAGGTCTTTTGGAAGTTTCCTGTCGGATTTCATGACACTGTTTCTTTTTCCTCCCCAGACAAAAAACGCAAAGTGTACGACCGGTATGGCAAGGAAGGCCTGAACGGCAGTGCTGGTGGTATGCGGTCAGGTGCCCGCCACAGCCACCATCACTTCAATGGATGCATGGGTGGTGTTGGTGGATTCTTCGACGATGGGTTTACTGCACCATTCTTCAGCTTCACGTTCCGGGACCCGGAGGACGTATTCCGGGAGTTCTTTGGCACAGACTCATTCCACATGTTTTTTGACAACCCATACACGGCCACCAACACTGGTCGTCCGCAACAGCATCACCACAACCAAGCCAGGCATGGGCACTGTAAGTCTGACTTCTGCCTCTCCTAGGAGTTGGCAGAGAGAATGTGCCAGTACGCATTTCAGTTTGGAGGCGCTTGTACAGTATGAGACACATTTGTCTGGAATGCACTGTTGAACGTCTAATAGGGTGGCTTTTGGATCAACTACTTGTTGCATGCGTGtcctcaacgaaaaaaaaaaaaaagactgcttcTTGTGTACGTGCAACACCTGAAAGCACAGTGACCTGCTTCGTTCCATCTCGGATTTTGCAACAGGATCCTATTTCTTGGTTTACATTGTTCAATAAAATACTTCACATCattattgggctagttggtgccaGTTTAGGTGCGAAGAGGCAGCGAAAGGATTTCAGTTATTTGCAGTTTGCTTCTGAGTTGGTGAGCACAAAAGCTaagcttttctttgttttttttattgtatgaAAAACGGCTGTATGACGTCATTGTCAAGCATTCCTCtgacttgtgcattaatcacatTGCACTTTTTGCCGAAGTGCACTAAGGCAGTTGTCGTCTAGGACGAGAATCGTCACACATGATTATATGGTGTGTCGTGAAGGGCTTCTGGCGTACCTTAGGAGAGGAtccgaagcactccttgaaccaaAGAAACAATTTAAGCTACGCTTTCTGGTTTTCCttcgaaaggtctgaattgatatCGATGTTGCTGAGTGTCTGTGTTGGGCCGTCCATTGTCATAGACGCATAGGATTCAACAACACTGGCTATGGGCTCAGTGAAAGCGATAGCTGTAGGATGAAATacgtgc comes from the Dermacentor variabilis isolate Ectoservices chromosome 2, ASM5094787v1, whole genome shotgun sequence genome and includes:
- the mrj gene encoding dnaJ heat shock protein family (Hsp40) member B6 mrj isoform X2, whose product is MVDYYAVLLVSRSATTDDIKKAYRKLALKWHPDKNPEKKEEAERRFKEISEAYEVLSDDKKRKVYDRYGKEGLNGSAGGMRSGARHSHHHFNGCMGGVGGFFDDGFTAPFFSFTFRDPEDVFREFFGTDSFHMFFDNPYTATNTGRPQQHHHNQARHGHSAAVNRRDDFFPLSGFPIPNLGFPDIFGGFDGFTSVTTSTFSTDMGAVRPGVRKTTTSTRFVNGKKIETRKVLENDVETVTVHEDGVLTKKTVNGQVQALGYKHK
- the mrj gene encoding dnaJ heat shock protein family (Hsp40) member B6 mrj isoform X3; the protein is MVDYYAVLLVSRSATTDDIKKAYRKLALKWHPDKNPEKKEEAERRFKEISEAYEVLSDDKKRKVYDRYGKEGLNGSAGGMRSGARHSHHHFNGCMGGVGGFFDDGFTAPFFSFTFRDPEDVFREFFGTDSFHMFFDNPYTATNTGRPQQHHHNQARHGHSPLLSRHRANVEGGGRRAAARNRFLHGHSAAAVNRRDDFFPLSGFPIPNLGFPDIFGGFDGFTSVTTSTFSTDMGAVRPGVRKTTTSTRFVNGKKIETRK